One genomic region from Veillonellales bacterium encodes:
- a CDS encoding PolC-type DNA polymerase III: MYSYCIIPDCDKDLNFFLADMMFSASDKELMERCRVSKVEVDTSTSSWLICVDAPQKIPQQLVNRIAKQLCNRCGLNKVELKQNIKTLARYLEQEWESFIGQVAKDNPALKHLLVAADWHLQGTTLTIETSGDLSGELMTEYGIIHNMQSYILAEFHQHCEVECITSAAECNNTCEEDLLTPEYLEALTECLTPSTKRAADNPLIFGRKIKDSPQPISMIQDEGRNIVIQGQMINYEMRELRSGRRLLTFDISDRDDGISGKVFFDDKEQGQKVEAALSQGMTVKVKGSVQYDKYSNELAMFADSMLRVELEQRQDNAAVTRLELHAHTQMSNMDAVVSAKQLIQTAAKWGHPAIAITDHGVIQAFPEAQDVAAKTGIKVIYGMEGYLFENDINQARHIVILAQNMIGLRNLYRLVSLSHLKYLHRTPRIPRTILAEYREGLLFGSACEAGELIQAILHDASEEELLKIAAFYDYLEIQPIGNNAFLVREGKVADDNALQQINRKVCELGEKLGKLVVATCDVHFLNPEDEIYRRILMTGKGYADADHQPPLFFRTTEEMLAEFSYLGQEKAQEIVIENPRRINERIETIKPIPDELYSPQIPGAEEQISSMSYQRAEELYGNPLPEIVATRLKTELDSIINHGFAVLYLIAHKLVKKSLDDGYLVGSRGSVGSSFVATMTNITEVNSLPPHWRCEKCKHSEFVTDGSVGSGFDLPDKECPNCHIPMKKDGHDIPFAVFMGFHGDKVPDIDLNFSGDYQPVAHKYTEELFGKDNVFRAGTIATIADKTAYGYVKNYFTDKGIIPRNAYINSLVAGCTGVKRTTGQHPGGIMVIPRDMDVHHFTPIQRPADDKNSTTITTHFDYHSISSRLVKLDILGHDDPTVIRMLEDLTGLDAKNIPFDDAATMSLFCSPQALNVTAEQLGSKVGTFGIPEFGTKFVRQMLEDTMPKTFSELVRISGFSHGTDVWLNNAQDLIKNGTAKLSEAISARDDIMLYLIHKGVEPQLAFKIMECVRKGKGVKPEDVEKMREKDVPEWYVESCQKIKYMFPKAHAVAYVMMAYRIAYCKVHHPKAFYASYFSVRATEFDADLILQGENALRSQLREFEQKGNAMTAKEKGLQTILELALEMILRGFQFRRVDLYQSDATKFLLCDEGLLPPLAALQGVGDNAARNIVAARQEHHFSSAEDLRIRSHISKTVIDILKGHGCLDDLPETDQMILFA; this comes from the coding sequence ATGTATAGTTATTGTATCATACCGGATTGTGATAAAGATTTGAACTTTTTTTTGGCAGATATGATGTTCTCAGCCAGTGATAAAGAACTTATGGAAAGATGCCGGGTGTCGAAGGTTGAGGTAGACACCTCGACTAGTTCTTGGCTTATTTGCGTGGACGCGCCGCAGAAAATCCCGCAACAACTGGTGAACCGGATTGCAAAACAGCTTTGTAATCGTTGCGGGCTGAACAAAGTTGAGCTTAAGCAAAATATTAAAACATTAGCACGTTACCTGGAACAGGAATGGGAAAGCTTTATCGGACAGGTTGCCAAAGACAACCCGGCCTTAAAACATTTGCTGGTTGCTGCCGACTGGCATTTGCAGGGGACAACATTAACGATCGAAACGTCCGGTGATCTTTCCGGTGAACTGATGACGGAATATGGCATTATCCATAATATGCAGTCTTATATTTTGGCGGAGTTTCATCAGCATTGCGAAGTAGAGTGTATCACTTCAGCCGCAGAGTGCAATAATACTTGCGAGGAAGATTTATTAACTCCCGAATATTTGGAAGCTTTAACAGAATGCCTGACGCCAAGTACCAAAAGGGCTGCCGATAATCCGTTGATTTTCGGACGGAAAATTAAAGATTCGCCCCAACCGATCAGCATGATTCAGGACGAAGGGCGCAATATTGTTATTCAAGGACAAATGATAAACTATGAGATGCGGGAATTGCGTTCGGGAAGGAGATTACTTACTTTTGATATTAGCGATCGGGACGACGGCATCAGCGGCAAAGTGTTTTTTGATGACAAGGAGCAGGGGCAAAAGGTAGAAGCTGCCTTAAGCCAGGGCATGACAGTCAAGGTAAAAGGAAGTGTGCAGTACGACAAATATTCCAATGAATTGGCGATGTTTGCCGATAGTATGCTGCGGGTGGAACTAGAGCAGCGGCAGGATAACGCGGCGGTCACCCGGCTGGAACTTCATGCCCATACCCAGATGAGCAATATGGATGCTGTGGTTTCAGCAAAACAGCTGATCCAGACAGCAGCCAAATGGGGCCATCCGGCGATTGCGATAACGGATCACGGAGTGATACAAGCCTTCCCCGAGGCACAGGATGTTGCTGCCAAGACGGGTATAAAAGTGATTTACGGCATGGAAGGCTACTTGTTTGAAAATGATATTAACCAAGCGCGGCATATCGTTATTTTAGCGCAAAATATGATTGGATTGCGCAATTTATACCGTTTAGTCTCTTTATCCCATTTGAAATATTTGCATCGCACGCCGCGGATACCACGCACCATTCTGGCGGAATACCGAGAGGGACTGCTGTTCGGATCGGCCTGTGAAGCCGGGGAATTGATTCAGGCCATCCTTCATGATGCCAGCGAAGAAGAACTGCTTAAAATTGCTGCTTTTTACGATTATCTGGAAATACAGCCGATTGGCAATAACGCTTTTTTGGTGCGGGAAGGCAAAGTAGCGGATGATAATGCTTTGCAGCAGATTAACCGAAAGGTATGTGAGCTGGGGGAAAAACTGGGGAAACTGGTTGTGGCAACTTGTGATGTCCATTTTCTGAATCCGGAAGATGAAATTTACCGGCGGATTTTAATGACCGGCAAGGGGTATGCAGATGCGGATCACCAGCCTCCGTTGTTTTTCCGGACTACGGAGGAAATGCTGGCGGAATTTTCTTATCTGGGGCAGGAAAAGGCTCAGGAGATTGTAATCGAAAATCCCCGCCGCATTAATGAGCGAATTGAAACAATCAAACCTATACCGGATGAATTGTATTCTCCCCAAATTCCCGGAGCGGAAGAACAGATCAGTTCTATGTCCTATCAACGAGCAGAAGAACTTTACGGCAACCCATTACCGGAAATCGTAGCCACACGATTAAAAACAGAATTGGATTCTATTATCAATCATGGGTTTGCCGTATTGTATTTGATTGCCCACAAATTGGTGAAAAAATCCCTTGATGACGGATATTTGGTCGGATCCCGTGGCTCGGTAGGATCTTCCTTTGTAGCTACCATGACCAATATTACCGAGGTGAATTCCCTGCCGCCTCACTGGCGCTGCGAGAAATGCAAGCACTCCGAATTCGTTACCGACGGCAGTGTTGGCAGCGGTTTTGATCTTCCGGACAAGGAATGCCCCAATTGCCACATTCCCATGAAAAAGGATGGACATGATATTCCTTTTGCTGTTTTTATGGGATTCCATGGCGATAAAGTTCCCGATATTGACTTAAACTTTTCCGGCGATTATCAGCCGGTTGCCCACAAATATACAGAAGAATTATTTGGCAAGGATAATGTATTCCGGGCGGGAACAATTGCTACAATCGCGGATAAAACGGCTTATGGCTATGTCAAGAACTATTTTACTGACAAGGGCATTATTCCGCGTAATGCTTATATTAACAGTTTAGTGGCCGGCTGTACGGGCGTGAAACGGACAACCGGGCAGCATCCCGGCGGCATTATGGTTATTCCCCGGGATATGGATGTTCATCATTTTACCCCGATTCAGCGGCCGGCCGATGATAAAAATTCAACCACAATAACGACTCATTTTGACTATCATTCTATCAGCAGCCGTTTGGTAAAATTGGACATACTGGGGCATGATGATCCTACGGTTATTCGCATGTTGGAAGACTTAACCGGCCTTGATGCCAAAAATATACCCTTTGACGATGCGGCAACTATGAGCTTATTTTGCTCACCCCAGGCATTGAACGTTACAGCCGAGCAGCTTGGCAGCAAAGTAGGAACATTCGGTATTCCGGAATTCGGCACCAAATTTGTCCGCCAGATGCTGGAGGACACTATGCCCAAGACATTCAGTGAACTGGTTCGTATCAGCGGCTTTTCCCACGGTACGGACGTCTGGCTTAATAATGCCCAGGATTTGATAAAGAACGGGACCGCGAAGCTGTCAGAAGCCATTTCGGCACGGGATGATATTATGCTCTATCTAATCCATAAAGGAGTAGAACCGCAGCTTGCCTTTAAAATCATGGAATGTGTCCGTAAAGGCAAGGGCGTGAAACCGGAAGACGTTGAAAAAATGCGGGAAAAAGACGTTCCAGAATGGTATGTGGAATCTTGTCAAAAGATTAAATATATGTTTCCTAAAGCTCACGCTGTGGCCTATGTTATGATGGCGTATCGAATTGCCTATTGTAAAGTGCATCATCCTAAGGCGTTTTATGCATCGTATTTTTCTGTCCGGGCTACAGAATTTGATGCGGATCTTATCCTTCAAGGAGAAAATGCTTTGCGATCCCAATTGAGGGAATTTGAACAAAAAGGCAATGCAATGACCGCGAAAGAAAAGGGGCTACAAACGATTCTGGAACTGGCATTGGAAATGATTTTGCGAGGGTTCCAATTTCGCCGGGTTGATTTGTATCAGTCGGATGCCACTAAATTTTTGCTTTGCGATGAGGGCTTGCTGCCGCCGCTAGCTGCATTACAGGGCGTTGGCGATAATGCGGCTCGGAATATAGTGGCGGCTCGGCAGGAACATCATTTTTCTTCGGCTGAAGATTTAAGGATACGGAGTCATATATCAAAAACAGTCATTGATATATTAAAAGGTCACGGCTGCCTGGATGATTTGCCGGAGACCGATCAAATGATTCTATTCGCTTAA
- a CDS encoding aspartyl-phosphate phosphatase Spo0E family protein, with translation MNKKEMISQIEALRHTLNENSCGKSFIDPEVLALSRRLDELLNEYQKMLQRKGIK, from the coding sequence ATGAATAAGAAAGAGATGATAAGTCAGATTGAAGCATTACGGCACACTCTAAACGAAAACAGCTGCGGAAAAAGTTTTATTGATCCAGAAGTTTTAGCACTTAGCAGACGCTTAGATGAATTATTAAATGAATATCAAAAAATGTTACAAAGAAAGGGTATCAAGTGA
- a CDS encoding YlmC/YmxH family sporulation protein encodes MGDVIVCVSDLKLKEVINVLDGKRLGTITDIEIDVDAGKLTAIVVPGAGKFLGLFGRNEDIVIPWEKIKKIGFDVILVETAAFAELTQHE; translated from the coding sequence ATGGGAGACGTTATCGTATGTGTATCTGACCTGAAGTTAAAAGAGGTCATTAATGTACTGGATGGCAAACGGCTTGGCACCATAACGGATATAGAAATTGATGTGGATGCCGGTAAACTAACGGCTATCGTTGTACCAGGCGCAGGCAAATTTTTGGGCTTGTTTGGGCGAAATGAAGACATTGTAATACCATGGGAAAAGATTAAAAAAATTGGGTTTGATGTTATTTTAGTGGAAACAGCAGCTTTCGCTGAACTCACTCAACATGAGTAA
- the nusA gene encoding transcription termination factor NusA, whose amino-acid sequence MNAEFMQAFEQLGKEKGIAPEILFDAIEAALISAYKRNFGSAQNVRVSLDRETGEIHVYARKTVVETLTDSRLEMDLTEARAIDARYELDDIVEVEVTPKNFGRIAAQTAKQVVVQRIREAERGIIYEEFSNRESDILTGIVQRMEQKNVFIDLGKAEAILAPSEQIAGEVYKHGDRLKTYIIEVKKTTKGPQILVSRTHPGLLKRLFELEVPEIHDGVVEIKSVAREPGMRSKIAVYSRDENVDPVGACVGHKGMRVQTIVNELKGEKIDIVKWNTDPAKYIANALSPAKVVAVEVNEVEKVSKVVVPDYQLSLAIGKEGQNARLAAKLTGWKIDIKSESQAQAVTQEE is encoded by the coding sequence GTGAACGCGGAATTTATGCAGGCCTTTGAGCAATTAGGAAAAGAAAAGGGGATTGCACCTGAAATTTTGTTTGATGCGATCGAAGCGGCGCTGATTTCAGCTTACAAGCGTAACTTTGGTTCGGCGCAAAACGTAAGGGTATCGTTGGATCGTGAGACAGGGGAGATTCATGTTTATGCGCGAAAAACTGTTGTAGAGACACTAACCGATTCGCGGCTGGAAATGGATTTGACGGAAGCACGGGCGATAGATGCCCGCTATGAGCTGGACGATATCGTCGAAGTAGAAGTCACTCCGAAAAATTTCGGACGCATCGCTGCGCAAACGGCAAAACAGGTTGTTGTGCAGCGGATTCGCGAAGCAGAACGAGGTATTATTTATGAAGAATTTTCCAACAGGGAAAGCGATATCCTGACCGGTATTGTCCAGCGGATGGAACAAAAGAATGTATTTATTGATCTGGGAAAGGCAGAAGCAATTTTAGCTCCTTCCGAGCAAATTGCCGGTGAAGTTTACAAACATGGAGATCGATTAAAAACCTATATCATTGAAGTTAAAAAGACGACGAAAGGGCCGCAGATTTTAGTCTCACGGACTCATCCGGGACTGTTGAAACGGCTATTTGAACTGGAAGTGCCGGAGATCCATGATGGGGTTGTTGAAATTAAATCAGTGGCTCGTGAGCCGGGTATGCGTTCTAAAATTGCCGTCTATTCACGGGATGAAAATGTGGATCCGGTTGGGGCTTGTGTCGGTCATAAAGGAATGCGGGTTCAGACGATTGTCAATGAATTAAAAGGAGAAAAAATTGACATTGTGAAATGGAATACGGATCCTGCTAAATATATAGCAAATGCGTTAAGTCCGGCTAAAGTGGTTGCGGTAGAAGTAAATGAGGTTGAAAAAGTATCTAAAGTAGTAGTGCCGGATTATCAATTATCATTAGCTATTGGCAAGGAAGGTCAGAATGCCAGACTTGCTGCCAAGTTAACCGGTTGGAAGATTGACATCAAGAGCGAATCCCAAGCTCAAGCTGTGACACAGGAGGAGTAA
- the rimP gene encoding ribosome maturation factor RimP codes for MSREKVETLVEKLVLEIIQDTELELVDVEYIKEHDWYLRVFLDKTDGIEVEDCQMVSEKLEAKLDEIDPIPESYYLEVSSPGLDRVLKKEKDFVRHVGDKVEISTFAPIDGKKTIVGTLKGLSDGEIHLDIDGIKLDIPKAKTAQVRLYIDF; via the coding sequence ATGTCAAGAGAAAAAGTTGAAACTTTGGTTGAAAAACTTGTACTTGAGATAATTCAGGATACTGAATTGGAATTAGTCGATGTGGAATACATAAAAGAACACGATTGGTATTTACGCGTTTTTTTAGATAAAACCGATGGGATTGAAGTCGAAGACTGTCAGATGGTGAGCGAAAAGCTAGAGGCAAAGCTAGATGAAATCGATCCGATTCCGGAAAGCTACTATTTGGAAGTTTCTTCACCAGGGCTTGACCGCGTCCTAAAAAAAGAGAAAGATTTTGTTCGGCATGTCGGAGATAAAGTGGAAATTAGTACTTTTGCGCCGATTGACGGGAAGAAAACCATTGTCGGTACACTCAAAGGATTGAGTGACGGTGAGATTCACCTTGATATTGACGGAATCAAGCTGGATATACCGAAAGCAAAGACAGCACAAGTTAGGCTATACATAGATTTTTAA
- the nrdG gene encoding anaerobic ribonucleoside-triphosphate reductase activating protein, with the protein MRRNAEFKERVVHIWPYDLERMTSMLRYADIIDESVVDGLGIRVTAFFQGCPRHCEGCHNPNLLTMTGGKEISENEFVDLLLSKLSPLHKGVTFSGGDPLAQAEALLHVVSLLKQQKPQIDIWVYTGFVFEEVLSLPVMNLIDVLVDGPFIAAQKDLSLAFRGSANQRIIDVPKSLTAGRVIEAVIENSFRSRQVSFM; encoded by the coding sequence ATGCGGCGGAATGCTGAGTTTAAAGAACGTGTGGTTCATATTTGGCCGTATGATTTAGAAAGGATGACCTCAATGCTCCGTTATGCAGATATAATCGATGAATCCGTTGTTGATGGATTAGGAATTCGGGTGACGGCTTTTTTTCAAGGCTGTCCCAGACACTGTGAAGGCTGTCATAACCCGAATCTGCTTACTATGACTGGTGGAAAAGAAATCAGTGAGAACGAATTTGTAGATTTGCTGCTGAGTAAGCTTTCGCCGCTTCATAAAGGGGTTACTTTTAGTGGCGGTGATCCACTGGCCCAAGCGGAAGCGCTGTTACATGTAGTTTCTTTGCTTAAACAGCAAAAGCCCCAAATAGATATATGGGTTTATACCGGTTTCGTGTTTGAAGAGGTGCTTTCTCTGCCGGTGATGAACCTGATTGATGTTTTGGTGGATGGGCCTTTTATTGCCGCACAAAAGGATTTAAGTTTAGCTTTTCGTGGTTCGGCGAATCAAAGAATTATTGATGTACCGAAATCATTGACAGCAGGGAGAGTTATTGAAGCGGTCATTGAAAACTCTTTTCGCAGCAGGCAGGTTAGTTTCATGTAG
- a CDS encoding YlxR family protein encodes MAQKKIPQRMCVGCQQMKNKKELMRVVRTPEGEILLDVTGKKSGRGAYVCAGEQCLAKAFKEKRLERALKQEIDPGIYEQLRIQIEKI; translated from the coding sequence ATGGCACAAAAAAAAATTCCTCAACGGATGTGTGTCGGTTGCCAGCAAATGAAGAATAAAAAAGAATTAATGCGTGTTGTTCGGACACCGGAAGGGGAAATCCTGCTGGATGTTACCGGCAAAAAGTCAGGACGTGGTGCGTATGTATGCGCCGGTGAACAATGCCTGGCAAAAGCCTTTAAAGAAAAAAGACTGGAACGGGCGCTGAAACAGGAGATTGATCCCGGGATATATGAACAATTGCGTATTCAAATTGAAAAAATATGA
- a CDS encoding ArsC/Spx/MgsR family protein produces the protein MNIQIFGTKKCQETKKAQRYFKERNIKFQFIDLTITGLSKGELNRVKSVIGITHLIDTESKEYQKRNLKYIIHDIETVLLQNPLLYKTPIVRNGTQATVGYQPDIWKKWQ, from the coding sequence ATGAACATTCAAATCTTTGGAACAAAAAAATGCCAGGAAACAAAAAAAGCGCAACGTTATTTTAAAGAAAGAAACATTAAATTCCAATTTATCGACTTAACGATAACAGGCCTTAGCAAAGGCGAATTAAATCGTGTCAAATCAGTAATCGGAATCACTCATTTAATCGATACGGAAAGTAAAGAATATCAAAAACGCAATTTGAAATATATCATTCATGATATTGAAACAGTACTTTTACAGAATCCATTGTTATACAAAACTCCTATTGTTCGAAACGGCACCCAGGCTACCGTCGGCTATCAGCCCGACATATGGAAGAAATGGCAATAA
- the nrdR gene encoding transcriptional regulator NrdR yields MRCPFCGCDESKVIDSRAAEEGSSIRRRRECFTCGRRFTTYEVVEQLPLMVVKKDGRRVIFDRSKILNGILRACQKRPIPISTMEALAEKVEKEIRNTMEREVSSQLIGEMVMQYLKEIDQVAYVRFASVYRQFADINNFMQELEALMKTQTKKEPY; encoded by the coding sequence GTGCGTTGTCCGTTTTGTGGATGTGACGAGAGCAAGGTAATTGATTCCCGTGCAGCGGAAGAGGGAAGTTCCATTCGGCGCCGGCGGGAGTGTTTTACTTGTGGGCGGCGCTTTACTACCTATGAGGTCGTTGAGCAGCTGCCACTGATGGTGGTGAAAAAAGACGGCCGGCGAGTTATATTTGACCGGTCTAAAATTTTAAACGGGATACTGCGAGCTTGCCAAAAACGGCCCATACCAATCAGTACGATGGAAGCATTAGCCGAAAAGGTAGAAAAGGAAATTCGTAATACCATGGAGCGGGAAGTTTCGAGTCAATTGATTGGTGAAATGGTCATGCAGTATCTGAAAGAGATTGATCAGGTTGCATACGTACGGTTTGCTTCGGTTTATCGTCAATTTGCCGACATCAACAACTTTATGCAGGAACTGGAAGCCCTGATGAAAACCCAGACAAAAAAAGAGCCTTATTGA
- the infB gene encoding translation initiation factor IF-2 codes for MSKYRIYELAKEFNTTSKVIIDILARNNMVAKNHMSSVDDEAKAIVNRTFARKTDVPEQTAGGNKPVTAQNQQASAKLSRENKASTSPQQRPTNSQRQQQYSQPQRNHSNQPKQQSQSYQQTRTANNQAQRPSQTQRNYGQGTQQPRPSQNQQHSNQPRPANAGFRNQQRPDHKPASTGQSQQNQRTQVNTNTNGNGNKRQQNFHNQNRPQGRYSQNRQQSQYSSRHHSRPAAAAAVKTEHPTPKLIKLGGPLTVKELAGKIGREVGEVIKKLMMLGIMASINQEVDLDTATILAGEFGTKVEELPPEEDPTEIPEIEDDPATLVLRPPVVTVMGHVDHGKTSLLDVIRRAHVTAHEAGGITQHIGAYQVVSQGKKIVFLDTPGHEAFTAMRARGAQVTDIAVLVVAADDGVMPQTIEAINHAKSAKVPIIVAINKMDRPGANPDRVKQQLGEHGLIPEDWGGDTIMVPVSAHQKTGITELLDMILLVAEMQEIKANPNRAAFGTIIEAQLDKGRGPVATVLVQKGTLRIGDSIIAGTTYGKVRAMINDRGEKVKKAEPSTPVEVLGLADVPEAGDVLAAVEEKVARSVAEKRIAKKRTDELMQSQKVSLDDLFKQIQEGNIKDLNIVVKADVQGSIEALNQSLLALNTNKEVRVSIVHAGVGAINESDVLLASAANALIIGFNVRPDANARKAAETEKIDIRTYRVIYEAINDVEAAMTGMLAPQYKEVIQGRVEIRKVFTISKVVIAGAYVLEGKITSTSKIRIIRDGIVVHEGELESLRRFKDDVKEVAAGYECGISVEKYRDLKEGDIIEVCAMEEVKPNS; via the coding sequence ATGTCCAAATATAGAATATACGAACTCGCTAAGGAGTTTAATACAACAAGTAAAGTAATTATAGATATTTTGGCTCGTAATAACATGGTAGCAAAAAATCATATGAGCAGCGTCGATGATGAAGCGAAGGCGATTGTAAATCGGACTTTTGCCAGAAAGACGGATGTTCCGGAACAAACTGCTGGAGGCAATAAACCGGTTACCGCTCAGAATCAGCAAGCGAGTGCTAAGCTGTCACGCGAAAATAAAGCTTCCACATCGCCGCAGCAAAGACCTACTAATAGTCAGCGACAACAACAGTACTCCCAGCCGCAAAGGAACCATTCAAATCAACCGAAACAACAGTCGCAGTCATATCAGCAAACAAGAACGGCGAATAATCAGGCACAGCGTCCATCACAAACTCAAAGAAATTATGGACAAGGAACACAACAGCCACGGCCTTCACAAAACCAGCAGCATTCAAATCAACCGCGCCCTGCAAACGCAGGCTTTAGAAATCAGCAGCGCCCGGATCATAAACCGGCTTCCACCGGACAGTCTCAGCAAAATCAACGGACTCAGGTGAATACCAATACCAATGGAAATGGTAATAAAAGGCAGCAAAATTTTCATAATCAAAACCGTCCCCAGGGACGTTATTCACAAAACCGCCAACAGTCACAGTATTCATCCCGCCATCATTCTCGTCCGGCAGCGGCAGCTGCCGTAAAAACAGAGCATCCAACTCCCAAACTAATTAAACTGGGCGGCCCGCTAACTGTAAAAGAACTGGCGGGCAAAATAGGCCGGGAAGTGGGAGAAGTCATAAAGAAGCTCATGATGCTGGGAATTATGGCAAGCATCAACCAGGAAGTAGATCTGGATACGGCCACCATTTTGGCGGGAGAATTTGGGACTAAGGTAGAAGAACTGCCACCGGAGGAAGACCCGACAGAAATCCCTGAAATTGAAGATGATCCTGCGACATTAGTGTTAAGACCGCCGGTTGTTACGGTTATGGGCCATGTTGACCACGGTAAAACATCGTTGTTGGATGTAATTCGCCGGGCCCATGTTACTGCTCACGAGGCTGGCGGTATAACACAACATATCGGAGCCTATCAGGTTGTATCACAAGGCAAGAAAATTGTTTTTCTGGATACTCCCGGGCATGAAGCATTCACTGCTATGAGGGCGAGGGGAGCACAGGTAACCGATATAGCAGTATTGGTTGTGGCTGCGGATGACGGTGTTATGCCGCAAACGATAGAAGCCATTAATCATGCGAAATCGGCGAAAGTCCCAATTATCGTTGCCATCAACAAAATGGATAGGCCTGGAGCTAATCCGGATCGTGTGAAACAACAGCTGGGTGAACATGGCCTGATTCCGGAAGACTGGGGCGGCGATACGATCATGGTTCCGGTTTCCGCCCATCAAAAAACAGGGATTACCGAGCTGTTGGACATGATTCTTCTGGTTGCAGAGATGCAGGAGATCAAGGCGAATCCCAATCGTGCGGCTTTCGGGACGATTATTGAGGCTCAGCTCGACAAAGGCCGTGGCCCGGTAGCCACAGTTCTGGTACAAAAGGGAACATTGCGGATAGGCGATTCCATTATTGCCGGTACCACCTATGGCAAAGTCCGGGCGATGATCAATGATCGGGGTGAAAAAGTTAAGAAGGCGGAGCCTTCTACACCAGTTGAAGTGCTGGGACTGGCCGATGTTCCGGAGGCCGGTGATGTTTTGGCGGCCGTTGAAGAAAAAGTTGCCCGTTCCGTAGCGGAAAAGCGTATAGCCAAAAAACGTACGGATGAATTAATGCAATCCCAAAAGGTTTCGCTGGATGATTTATTCAAGCAGATTCAGGAAGGTAACATAAAGGACCTGAATATTGTAGTTAAGGCTGATGTTCAGGGATCTATAGAAGCATTGAATCAGTCTCTTTTGGCCTTAAATACGAATAAGGAAGTACGTGTCAGCATTGTTCATGCCGGGGTTGGAGCCATTAATGAGTCGGATGTTTTGTTAGCATCGGCAGCCAACGCGCTGATTATTGGATTTAATGTTCGTCCTGACGCTAATGCCAGGAAGGCGGCGGAAACTGAAAAAATCGATATTCGGACCTACCGAGTTATCTATGAGGCGATTAATGACGTCGAGGCAGCCATGACAGGTATGCTTGCTCCTCAATATAAAGAGGTTATCCAGGGACGGGTGGAAATTCGAAAAGTATTTACAATATCCAAGGTAGTAATAGCCGGTGCTTATGTATTAGAAGGTAAAATCACCAGCACATCAAAAATTCGAATTATTCGTGACGGTATTGTGGTTCATGAAGGAGAACTTGAATCGCTGAGGCGGTTTAAAGATGATGTTAAGGAAGTGGCTGCCGGGTATGAATGCGGTATTTCAGTAGAGAAGTATCGTGATTTAAAAGAAGGCGACATTATTGAGGTTTGTGCCATGGAAGAGGTTAAGCCAAATAGTTAA
- a CDS encoding DUF1653 domain-containing protein has protein sequence MNEIKPGKYKHFKGNMYQVLFVAIHSETEEPLVIYKALYGEQKIWARPLKMFVETVEHDDKIVPRFEYLSD, from the coding sequence ATGAACGAAATAAAGCCCGGTAAATACAAACATTTCAAAGGTAACATGTATCAAGTGTTGTTTGTTGCCATTCATAGCGAAACTGAAGAGCCACTAGTAATATACAAAGCGTTGTATGGTGAGCAAAAGATATGGGCAAGGCCATTGAAAATGTTTGTAGAAACCGTTGAACATGATGATAAAATAGTGCCAAGATTTGAATATTTATCAGACTAA
- a CDS encoding ribosomal L7Ae/L30e/S12e/Gadd45 family protein, with protein sequence MKEKKLTSLLGLAQKAGKIVSGELAVEKAVRAGKAKIVVVASDSSESTKKNYHDMAAYYKIPIYEGLSKQQMGLCIGKANRAVVAIIDEGFSRIVADALLQ encoded by the coding sequence ATGAAGGAAAAAAAGCTAACGTCCCTTTTAGGATTGGCACAAAAGGCGGGTAAAATAGTATCTGGGGAACTGGCAGTGGAAAAGGCGGTTCGAGCCGGTAAGGCGAAGATAGTAGTCGTTGCGTCAGACTCTTCGGAAAGTACAAAAAAAAATTACCATGATATGGCAGCCTATTATAAGATACCAATTTATGAGGGACTATCAAAACAGCAAATGGGCTTGTGTATTGGCAAGGCCAACCGTGCGGTAGTGGCAATTATTGATGAGGGATTTAGCCGGATTGTAGCAGACGCTTTGCTGCAATAA